The following coding sequences lie in one Pseudomonas syringae CC1557 genomic window:
- a CDS encoding mechanosensitive ion channel family protein: MEQDIIRFFTDSQFLGISLANWILAIFASTLSFILVRGVIGFVLRKMRSRPDAPTTHMRYIVVQVLSGTSNTLLLLASILIGVGMLDLPERWLGRVSSLWFVVAALQVGLWANRAIALALQRYFIRHNAGGTFQGSALATLSMWGAKVLLWATVVMAMLSNVGVNITAFVASLGVGGIAVALAVQNILGDVFASLSIAVDKPFEIGDFIVVGELAGTVEHIGLKTTRIRSLGGEQIVMANADMISNTIQNYKRLQERRIVFDFRLTYDCSVDQIREVPKKVEAIINAQKLARFDRSHFRGFGETSLEFETVFIVLDPSYNVYMDVQQAINLEIMEAFAEMEVRFAFPSRTVYVASLPPVKTSRPTALEAADANA; this comes from the coding sequence ATGGAACAGGACATCATCAGATTTTTCACAGACTCGCAATTTCTGGGCATTTCGCTCGCTAACTGGATACTCGCCATTTTCGCCTCGACCCTGAGTTTTATTCTGGTCAGGGGTGTCATCGGTTTTGTACTCAGGAAGATGCGTTCGCGACCGGATGCGCCGACTACGCATATGCGCTACATCGTCGTGCAAGTGTTGTCGGGCACCAGCAATACCTTGTTGCTGCTGGCGTCGATTTTGATCGGGGTCGGCATGCTCGATTTGCCCGAGCGCTGGCTGGGACGGGTCAGCAGCCTGTGGTTCGTGGTTGCAGCCTTGCAGGTCGGGTTGTGGGCGAACCGGGCGATTGCGCTGGCATTGCAGCGTTACTTCATCCGTCACAACGCGGGTGGGACGTTTCAGGGCAGTGCCCTTGCCACGTTGAGTATGTGGGGCGCGAAAGTGTTGCTGTGGGCCACGGTGGTCATGGCGATGCTGTCCAACGTCGGGGTCAACATCACGGCGTTCGTGGCCAGCCTCGGCGTGGGCGGCATCGCAGTGGCACTGGCGGTGCAGAACATTCTGGGTGATGTGTTCGCCTCGCTGTCCATCGCGGTGGACAAGCCGTTCGAGATCGGCGATTTCATTGTTGTTGGGGAGTTGGCGGGTACGGTGGAGCATATCGGTCTGAAGACCACGCGCATTCGCAGTCTGGGCGGCGAGCAGATTGTGATGGCCAATGCGGACATGATCAGCAACACCATCCAGAACTACAAACGCTTGCAGGAGCGGCGCATTGTGTTCGACTTCAGGCTGACCTATGACTGCTCGGTCGATCAGATTCGGGAAGTGCCAAAAAAAGTCGAGGCGATCATCAATGCGCAAAAGCTAGCGCGCTTCGACCGCTCGCATTTCCGGGGGTTTGGCGAGACATCGCTGGAGTTCGAGACCGTTTTCATCGTGCTCGACCCCAGCTACAACGTCTATATGGATGTGCAGCAGGCGATCAATCTCGAGATCATGGAAGCCTTCGCCGAGATGGAAGTGCGCTTCGCATTCCCGTCCCGCACGGTGTATGTGGCGTCCTTGCCACCCGTGAAAACCTCACGGCCTACCGCGCTGGAAGCTGCCGACGCGAACGCGTAA
- the acpA gene encoding acid phosphatase: MSDRPDDEDNNENPSRRRFLGGMAALGAGVTLSGYVSAHERPPAEPDRHHLSGPALDRALRENVKTVVVIYAENRSFNNLFGDFPGVQKPLSSLRPAEYQQRDRNGTLLDKLPPAWGGVLQVGPQTVDGVTYPVGVQFQENLPNAPFPLKGPNAEDLPLSLVTRDLWHVFYQNQMQINDGKNDRFVAWADAGGLTMGNYAQSQYSLRLWDVAREFVLCDNFFQGAFGGSFLNHQYLISATAPTYPNAADSVAKSQIASLQSMNPLDSRLKPLDKSPASAMEGPPQFGPSAITPDGYAVNTMAPPYWPTWLRDPQNPDYSKPDLANVLVPQSHEHIGDKLSKRNVDWAWYAGAWQVTLDEFKDSTGIPKIPNFQYHHQPFNYFKQQGPQNPTERKKRLRDGGLGDESSTNRFLADAEAGKLPAVTFYKPQGNLNMHAGYADVASGDRHIDRVIKVLRNSPQWDNMVIVVTVDENGGWWDHVAPPKGDRFGPGTRIPALVISPFARKGKVDHTVYDTASILRLITRVHGLEKLDGLKRRDEAMIARGQTPMGDLTNALHFPA, translated from the coding sequence ATGAGCGATAGACCAGACGACGAAGACAACAACGAAAACCCCAGCCGTCGTCGCTTTCTCGGCGGGATGGCAGCACTGGGCGCAGGCGTCACGCTCAGCGGCTATGTGTCGGCTCACGAACGGCCGCCTGCCGAGCCAGACCGGCATCACCTCTCCGGACCGGCATTGGACCGGGCCTTGCGTGAAAACGTGAAAACGGTGGTGGTGATCTACGCCGAAAACCGCAGCTTCAACAATCTGTTCGGGGATTTCCCCGGGGTGCAGAAGCCGCTGTCTTCGCTCAGGCCTGCCGAGTATCAGCAGCGCGACCGCAACGGCACGTTGCTCGACAAGCTGCCGCCAGCCTGGGGCGGGGTATTGCAGGTCGGGCCTCAGACGGTCGACGGCGTGACCTATCCGGTCGGCGTGCAGTTTCAGGAAAACCTGCCCAACGCGCCCTTCCCGCTCAAAGGCCCGAATGCCGAAGACCTGCCGCTGAGCCTGGTGACCCGTGACCTCTGGCACGTCTTTTACCAGAACCAGATGCAGATCAACGACGGCAAAAACGACCGGTTCGTGGCCTGGGCCGATGCTGGCGGACTGACCATGGGCAACTACGCGCAGAGCCAGTACTCGCTGCGCCTGTGGGACGTCGCCAGAGAGTTCGTACTGTGCGATAACTTCTTCCAGGGCGCATTTGGCGGTTCGTTCCTCAACCACCAATACCTGATCTCGGCCACCGCGCCGACCTATCCGAACGCCGCCGATTCGGTTGCAAAGTCGCAGATCGCGTCGCTGCAGAGCATGAATCCGCTGGACTCACGCCTTAAACCGCTGGACAAGTCACCTGCCAGCGCCATGGAAGGTCCGCCGCAATTCGGCCCCAGCGCGATCACGCCGGATGGCTACGCGGTCAACACCATGGCCCCGCCGTACTGGCCCACCTGGCTGCGCGACCCACAGAACCCTGATTACTCGAAACCGGACCTGGCCAACGTGCTGGTGCCGCAGAGCCACGAGCATATCGGTGACAAACTGTCGAAAAGGAATGTCGACTGGGCCTGGTACGCCGGCGCCTGGCAAGTGACGCTCGACGAGTTCAAGGACTCTACCGGCATCCCGAAAATCCCTAACTTCCAATACCACCACCAGCCGTTCAACTACTTCAAACAGCAAGGCCCGCAGAACCCGACCGAGCGCAAAAAGCGTCTGCGTGACGGTGGTCTGGGTGACGAGTCGAGCACCAACCGCTTCCTGGCCGATGCCGAAGCCGGCAAGTTGCCAGCCGTGACCTTCTACAAACCCCAGGGCAACCTGAACATGCACGCCGGTTATGCCGACGTGGCCTCGGGTGACCGACACATCGACCGGGTCATCAAGGTACTGCGCAACAGCCCGCAGTGGGACAACATGGTGATTGTCGTCACCGTGGACGAAAACGGCGGCTGGTGGGACCACGTCGCACCGCCAAAAGGCGACCGCTTTGGCCCCGGCACGCGTATTCCGGCATTGGTCATTTCACCCTTCGCCCGCAAGGGCAAGGTGGACCACACGGTTTACGACACCGCGTCGATCCTGCGCCTGATTACCCGCGTCCACGGTCTGGAGAAACTCGACGGCCTGAAACGCCGCGACGAAGCCATGATCGCGCGCGGCCAGACGCCCATGGGCGACCTGACCAACGCGTTGCACTTTCCCGCCTGA